The following is a genomic window from Colletotrichum lupini chromosome 5, complete sequence.
GTCGGCGGTCTTTCGTCTCCTCGCTCGGTGTGCCCAATTCCTACCCTTAGTCTACTGTTTACTGTCTCGGCAAAGATGACCAGAATCCTCGAGGAGAATGGCAATGCGACGTCAGAGAATTGCGATTGAGGCGTCGTTGGAGAGCTCGGGCTCGCGTCGGGCTAGTCGTCGGAACCGCAACGGTGTTTATCGTGACAAGGGGGCAGTGGATGCGAGTCGCGCGATGTCAACTGCTTTCTCTTCTACAGTCTCGCTATTTTTCGTCTGAACAATCGGGAAAAACTCTATCAGGGATATGAACGAAAAGACTGCGGAGATGAAGGTGAGGGAGAGAAGGGAGGAAagagaggaggagaagagagAACGAGAGAATCTGTAACCGAGAGAACCCGCTTGAAAGCTTGTTCAGATACGACCACAGACGATGCACCTGCACTGCGGCCGACTAGCCCCTCAAAAGCCGCTTCCTCAAGGAAAAAAGCTCCATCGCAGAGCAGACTTGTGACGCTAAGCCTGCACGGCGTGCACGGCTAGAGCTTACCTCCCCACCAGCCACAGTACAGATCCATGTCAATCGCCTGCAAACTTCTGCAGCAAGGTACACGTGCAATCCAATCGCATTTTGATTGGGGAAGCCACACTTGAAGAGGTCAAGCCTCAGCTGGGGCCATGTAGTTGTGGCTAGGCAGAGACCTCTCGATGACAGAGACACGTGACCTCTCGTTGCCCCGCGCACCTGGGGAACACGGCCCGTGGATGCAACGCGAGGCGGCCGAATCGGGCTGGCATCACAACACCGGTAACTTTTTGTGGAGGAGCTTCATCTCTGTCGTCTTGTCCCGATCTGTCAACACAACCTCTTCACAACTTACATACACTCAAAATATCGGCACAACTGCTCAAGAACACTTTCACACCTCCTACTCCCAAGAACCTCATACATAACGAAACCAGCAAGCGCACAGAGCCTTCGAACAACCTACAATCTTTCTTCCCCTTTCCCAAACAAAACATCCGATCACAATGTCTGCGCCCGCCGCCCCTACGACAGCGACTCCCGTATGTTGAACTTTCCCCCACGCTAAGATCTCAATGGACCGCCTACTGACTCGATCTTGACAGCCCGTCGCCTTCAACCGTCTTAAGCAGATTGCTACGGATGTAAGCTGCCCATGCGACAACATCGTCAATGTAGCCAAAACATTAGGAGACAACCCACTAACCCAGGCTCGTTGACAGGCTTGCCAATCAGCCATCGGCTCTGCTGAGTTCTACGATCACGCTAAGACCGAGACATGGAACTCTCAGATCATTGTACGTTTTCCTCCCTGCGTCTGATGCCGCTGCTGTCACCCAGAGATTCCATGAACTGACCCTCATGAACCTCGTTAGTCCTCCGTTCTGAAGGCCGTCATCTCTGAGTCGACACCCCAAGGCGGCTCCGCACCCGCATACAAGTTTGCCTGCAACTCGACAATCGTCCAGCACCTCGTCCCGACATCCTCTCTCAACAAGTCCAAGGGCACCTCCGTtaaggaggaggagcccTCCGTCTCCACGAGCGCCGATGCGACCGCCACTGACGGCAAGCCCCACGTCGGCCGCCGCGGCATGCACTCCGCCACCGGCGCCTACTGGGACGAGAAGAAGGACGGCATGTGGTCCTACAAGTACGATGGCGGCGAGGGCAAGGGCATGGATGTCGTGATCATGCTCATCTGGGTCGCAATCTAAACGATGGTGACAGCAAGGCTCGGTACTCGAGGACATGAACAGGGGGAGGCGGTTGACCCAGCGTGCTCAGGTCTGCGTCCACTCTCATCCTCGTTTACGTTTCCAAAATTACAAACCACATGGGCGCATTCGCAAGAACGGAAGCCCTACGGAAACTGGGTCGGCGCGTGGGAACGCCCTGAAAGGGGGCACAACCAGAGCAGCCTGACGACCAAGACGCAGTGGCATCGTCCCCCTAGATAAGTGTCCAGCTTCAAAAAGGATGAAGTTCACTTTCTTGGTCCGAATTTACCTTAGTCAAGCAGGCATATACGGCGAACGGGATTGGGCAAGGTCTATTCATGTGTTTGAGTTGCTTTTGTCTCCAAACCACGGAAAATAGCCggagttctttttttttcttcttctaaTGAGAATACATGCAAATCACGAGACTCGTTGCGCCCCAGGCTTGTATCAGATGACAATAGCTTTGTTTGTATGTTTGTTGAGTTCGTTGTCAGGTGGTACAGCAGTGCATTACACAACTCAAGGTCGCATCCTTGCAATTCGAAGTGTCATTATTATGCATCTCTTAGCCTTCTCCCGGCGCCTATAAGATCTGAGCCATGCCAGTATTGCAACCATTGTGTGACGTGTGGCAGGCGGCTCGGGTACAGCTACTACCAGCATAAGGACGGCAGACTCAAGGAACTCGACAGTCTGTGAATATATCTGTGAATGCATCCGGTGTGGGAATCAAGGACTTCAAGGTCTGTTGATAAAACGGACCAATGTCGCCCGCTACCAGTAAAGTCATTACATAGCATTTACACATACTTGATAGGACTAGTCGGTAGAGCTGAAGCTACGGGTTCAGTTATCGATGGCAGCTCATAAGGTAGAGGAGACACGGGCCTCCTTTCACGATGACATACTGCTCAAGCCGCGCCAACGTCCAGGCTCTCCAACCAAAGAAAGGAAACGACATCGGACCCTGATGATATTTTGTTCTTTTCGATGTGTCTACCTAAGGTTCACGAACATCCGAACCTGCTTGCCAGTCGGGCACGTTAATGAACGAGCTCCAgtctttcctcttcctctcttaACCTTTTCTTCGCCTCCCGGCGGAAGCGTGAGCAAACTTTTCGGTTCCCGTAGACACGAACAAATCTAGGCCAGCGTGCATGGCGGTGCACCTTCTATGAAAAGCTTGTTGTCGACGAAGGAGGGTTGCAGCACGAAGAAAAGAAGATTCTCATGGTTACACAAGCACGCGAGTCGGGAATAACCCCCCTCGGAGATTGTTGGGATGGACGAATCCTCAGAAGACGTTGCCGTACACCCTCTCCGGCGTGAACGAGCCTGCTCCGGTAGCGGAGACAGTCATTAAccacgagagagagagaaaaaaagttATCTCGGGTTCTGGGTGTGAGGGAAGTACACACACAGCGTCGCCTCGACAGATGGGCAGGTGATAGAGACAAATTCTTTGATTCACGTCAATTCACAGGAGCTTCCCGGCTGTGCCGCTGTCTTGCTTTTGGCATACGCAAGTTGGAGTGCGGCGTAGTTTACAACTCCATCATTTCATGACGCGGTTCGAGCTGTTGCTTGAAAACTTGCGGCTAATAGAACGAGTAGGAGGG
Proteins encoded in this region:
- a CDS encoding tctex-1 family protein; the encoded protein is MSAPAAPTTATPPVAFNRLKQIATDACQSAIGSAEFYDHAKTETWNSQIISSVLKAVISESTPQGGSAPAYKFACNSTIVQHLVPTSSLNKSKGTSVKEEEPSVSTSADATATDGKPHVGRRGMHSATGAYWDEKKDGMWSYKYDGGEGKGMDVVIMLIWVAI